One region of Bdellovibrio bacteriovorus genomic DNA includes:
- a CDS encoding CcoQ/FixQ family Cbb3-type cytochrome c oxidase assembly chaperone, with protein sequence MKQEGLKFFTDTYLTSLGLLIFFLFFVGVLIWVYRKNSSKIYHRMEQLPLTDGDSL encoded by the coding sequence ATGAAACAAGAAGGATTGAAATTCTTTACAGACACTTATTTGACATCCCTGGGGCTTTTGATTTTCTTCCTGTTCTTTGTCGGCGTGCTTATCTGGGTTTACCGCAAAAACAGCAGCAAAATCTATCACCGCATGGAACAACTACCGTTAACTGACGGAGACTCTTTATGA
- a CDS encoding protein-L-isoaspartate O-methyltransferase family protein — MPTRIEQYQKRVLDKSLPLSEKVVEAFYRYPRHLCVPEYTVAEAYSDHPLLLWNKPPFLSTISQPSFVLKILDMMNLQQGHRVFELGSGSGWNTAMLAYLVGETGKVVSVEVIPELAVRAQKYLEQNKIFNALVKLGDGFEGDTSEAPYDRVIFTAGSAEFPNILFDQLKVGGLMVFVRENDLGYDFLELIEKQENGKPLILQTIPCSFVSVIRKSAGDTDASPA; from the coding sequence ATGCCTACGCGAATCGAGCAGTATCAAAAGCGTGTCTTGGATAAGTCACTTCCTCTTTCAGAGAAAGTGGTAGAAGCATTTTACCGTTATCCACGTCATCTCTGCGTGCCGGAATACACAGTTGCTGAGGCGTACTCGGATCATCCGTTGCTTCTTTGGAATAAGCCTCCGTTCTTGTCCACGATTTCTCAACCAAGCTTCGTGTTGAAAATTTTAGATATGATGAACCTGCAACAGGGGCACCGTGTTTTCGAGTTGGGTTCGGGCAGTGGATGGAATACCGCGATGTTGGCCTACCTTGTGGGCGAAACCGGAAAAGTTGTTTCGGTGGAAGTGATTCCTGAATTGGCCGTGCGGGCGCAAAAGTATCTAGAGCAGAATAAAATCTTCAATGCGCTGGTAAAACTGGGGGATGGCTTCGAGGGCGACACGTCCGAAGCGCCTTATGACCGGGTGATTTTCACTGCGGGCTCCGCTGAATTTCCTAATATCTTATTTGATCAACTCAAAGTCGGAGGCCTCATGGTCTTCGTTCGAGAGAATGATTTAGGCTACGACTTTTTAGAGTTGATTGAAAAACAAGAAAACGGAAAGCCCCTCATCCTTCAGACTATTCCTTGTTCTTTTGTTTCTGTGATTCGAAAAAGTGCAGGGGACACGGATGCATCCCCTGCGTAG
- a CDS encoding Rieske 2Fe-2S domain-containing protein — protein MTSNWHRVGALSDLKTKPLQQVEVGKTKIALIYRDNKFSAISGTCNHVGGPLGEGRLEGDYVVCPWHYYKFHYQTGEGEPGFECDKVASYSVKEVDDDLWVDLNPASPRHMEPHAPHPLARTPERVGGPLRIMGISTTVMDSKNPRVSTSELLLDAALKYAQNKGYETHLHTLRDLQFRHCEGFYSKAARACTWPCSITQMDPHDQLEKVYEDIVHWADVILVATPIRWGSASSLYYKLAERLNCIQNQITTHNNQLICNKVAGFIITGGQDNVQAVAGQMMGFFSELGFHLPPFPFIAHSLGWSMENMERNVRYVQKSQALIESAEELLDRAAGLASSLIASHDAHHLHHRAGRKGEKILAD, from the coding sequence ATGACTTCGAACTGGCATCGCGTTGGCGCTCTTTCTGACCTGAAAACCAAACCTCTTCAACAAGTGGAGGTGGGTAAAACAAAAATCGCATTGATATACCGTGACAATAAATTCAGTGCGATTTCCGGGACATGCAATCACGTTGGCGGTCCCTTAGGTGAAGGGCGTCTGGAAGGTGATTACGTCGTCTGCCCTTGGCACTACTACAAGTTCCATTATCAAACCGGCGAAGGCGAACCCGGATTTGAATGCGATAAGGTTGCCAGCTACTCCGTGAAAGAGGTCGATGACGACCTTTGGGTTGATCTTAATCCTGCATCACCTCGCCACATGGAACCTCACGCACCTCATCCTTTGGCCCGCACACCAGAGCGTGTTGGTGGTCCGTTGCGTATTATGGGGATTTCAACCACCGTCATGGATTCAAAGAATCCACGGGTTTCGACTTCAGAGCTTCTTTTAGATGCCGCCTTGAAATATGCTCAAAACAAAGGTTACGAAACTCATCTTCACACTTTGCGCGATTTACAGTTTCGTCACTGTGAAGGATTTTATTCCAAGGCTGCCAGGGCTTGCACATGGCCTTGCTCCATCACGCAGATGGATCCCCATGACCAACTCGAAAAAGTGTATGAGGATATTGTTCATTGGGCTGATGTGATCCTTGTGGCGACTCCGATTCGTTGGGGATCGGCAAGCTCGCTTTACTATAAATTGGCGGAGCGACTGAACTGCATTCAAAACCAAATCACCACCCACAACAATCAGCTCATCTGCAATAAAGTCGCGGGATTTATCATCACCGGCGGACAAGACAATGTTCAGGCTGTTGCAGGCCAGATGATGGGCTTTTTCTCAGAATTAGGTTTTCATCTTCCACCATTCCCGTTCATCGCACACTCCTTGGGCTGGAGCATGGAAAATATGGAACGCAATGTTCGTTACGTCCAAAAAAGTCAGGCACTTATTGAGTCTGCTGAGGAACTTCTAGATCGCGCTGCAGGTCTTGCGAGCTCATTGATCGCCTCTCATGATGCGCACCATTTGCACCATCGCGCCGGCAGAAAAGGCGAAAAGATTCTAGCCGACTAA
- a CDS encoding ZIP family metal transporter — protein sequence MGSALMGLAAGIITGGSTMLGALPILKKESKAWNPWRSLNLDFAIGMMLAAAAFNLIGPAYSSTSGALGVSLALLLGIVSIYGLSHFIHSFSPTQYSLHRRAWLFVTAMMLHNLPEGLASGAALSADTLSQANGWTVVGAIVFQNFPEGLATAAAFLSIGLSRRAAFFGAAMTGVMEIVGGAAGGIFASMTNASLPYILAFAGGAMISVTLEEIFAKLKETNMRYLYQKEFVLGAMSVVVMNWIIQ from the coding sequence ATGGGCAGTGCATTGATGGGTTTAGCGGCAGGGATTATCACAGGTGGATCAACCATGCTGGGGGCCTTGCCTATTCTTAAAAAAGAAAGCAAAGCCTGGAATCCATGGAGAAGCCTGAACCTGGATTTTGCGATAGGAATGATGCTGGCGGCGGCAGCCTTTAACTTGATCGGTCCTGCCTACAGCTCAACATCAGGAGCACTCGGGGTTTCACTGGCTTTACTTTTAGGCATCGTCTCGATCTATGGACTGAGTCACTTTATCCATAGTTTTTCTCCCACTCAGTATTCATTGCACCGTCGTGCTTGGTTGTTTGTTACGGCGATGATGCTCCACAATTTGCCTGAAGGCCTAGCCTCGGGTGCGGCACTCAGTGCAGATACACTTTCACAAGCCAACGGTTGGACCGTTGTGGGCGCCATTGTATTTCAAAACTTCCCTGAAGGGCTTGCCACCGCAGCGGCGTTTCTTTCGATTGGACTTTCTCGTCGTGCAGCTTTCTTTGGTGCGGCAATGACGGGAGTTATGGAAATCGTAGGTGGTGCAGCAGGGGGAATTTTTGCTTCGATGACGAACGCCTCTCTTCCTTACATTTTGGCGTTCGCAGGCGGCGCGATGATCAGCGTGACCTTAGAGGAAATCTTTGCGAAGTTGAAAGAAACAAACATGCGCTATCTTTATCAGAAAGAATTCGTTTTAGGCGCGATGTCGGTGGTTGTGATGAATTGGATCATCCAATAA
- a CDS encoding sulfite exporter TauE/SafE family protein, which produces MTSSTLLLALGILSASFFGSWHCAAMCGPIASLMSARRSLLMYNLGRGCAYVLLGILAGYLGQLFLQNDWRIFRYVGAGLLAAVLILYGLSMLTPVGFKFPASHFILPVIKKIQGRFLSRSGFVIGLLTAFLPCGWLYTYVLAAVSTKSPWAGALVMGLFWLGGLPTLSAVPSMIRTTIDHAGLRHQKIAGGILVISGLYSIASFMFLH; this is translated from the coding sequence ATGACTTCAAGCACACTTCTGCTAGCACTGGGAATTCTTTCTGCCAGCTTCTTTGGGAGCTGGCACTGTGCTGCGATGTGTGGACCGATAGCAAGCCTGATGAGCGCGCGACGCTCCCTTCTTATGTACAATCTGGGGCGAGGCTGTGCCTATGTGCTGCTGGGAATCTTGGCCGGTTATTTGGGTCAGCTCTTTTTACAGAATGACTGGCGGATCTTTCGTTACGTAGGAGCAGGTCTTCTTGCAGCCGTATTAATTCTTTATGGACTTTCAATGCTTACACCTGTGGGATTCAAATTTCCCGCGTCGCATTTCATTCTTCCCGTGATTAAAAAAATTCAAGGTCGGTTCTTAAGCCGTTCGGGGTTCGTGATCGGTTTGCTAACGGCCTTTTTACCCTGTGGTTGGCTTTATACTTACGTTTTAGCCGCAGTCTCAACGAAAAGTCCTTGGGCCGGGGCCTTGGTTATGGGGTTATTCTGGTTGGGGGGCCTTCCCACCCTTAGTGCAGTTCCTTCGATGATTCGCACAACCATCGACCACGCAGGATTGCGGCATCAAAAAATTGCCGGAGGAATTCTGGTGATCTCTGGACTGTACTCTATTGCTAGTTTCATGTTTTTACATTGA
- the gltS gene encoding sodium/glutamate symporter, with translation MELTALQTLAFSALVVYFGRFLKKKIHFIEKYNLPSPVIGGFVVASVLAILKSYGIFEIKFTKTFEETLMIAFFASIGYSASLKLLKEGGRTVVFFLALTVGGLVLQIIAGIGVAKLMGLPPLMGVLTGAVSLTGGPGTSLAFGPLFETAGIEGASVIGLTTAMGGILLGGLVGTPLATYLINKRRLKAISGSEVETTAEAPMLTARVGSDLLYHFLAMALIMGLGTTLSPWINSLGVTLPIYIGSMIIAAIMRNIEDVKPVFKIKADWIEEIGAVSLTLFIATAIMSLKLDELRNAALPILIFLAVQVVLVAITALGPAFWVAGKDYEGAIISAGYVGFMMGTSANAMANMSSLAQKYGPAPKAFLVVPLVGSCFIDFINAALITFCLNYFG, from the coding sequence ATGGAATTAACAGCACTGCAAACTTTAGCGTTCTCAGCCCTGGTCGTCTATTTTGGTCGCTTCTTAAAAAAGAAGATTCACTTTATTGAAAAATACAATCTGCCTTCACCGGTCATCGGTGGCTTTGTCGTCGCGTCGGTTTTAGCGATTTTAAAAAGTTACGGAATTTTTGAAATCAAATTCACAAAAACATTCGAAGAAACACTGATGATCGCTTTTTTCGCTTCCATCGGTTACTCGGCCTCACTGAAACTTTTGAAAGAAGGCGGAAGAACTGTGGTGTTCTTTCTGGCTTTGACCGTCGGTGGTTTAGTACTACAGATTATTGCGGGCATAGGTGTCGCGAAACTGATGGGCTTACCGCCACTCATGGGTGTTTTAACGGGGGCCGTCTCTTTAACAGGAGGCCCCGGCACTTCTTTGGCATTTGGCCCTCTATTTGAAACGGCCGGTATCGAAGGAGCTTCCGTCATTGGATTGACAACCGCCATGGGAGGCATTCTTTTAGGAGGCCTGGTAGGTACTCCCCTAGCCACATATCTTATCAATAAACGTCGTTTGAAAGCTATTAGCGGCAGTGAAGTCGAAACGACAGCCGAAGCCCCGATGTTAACGGCGCGCGTGGGCAGTGATCTTCTTTATCACTTTCTAGCCATGGCGTTGATCATGGGCTTGGGCACAACGCTAAGTCCTTGGATCAACTCTTTGGGAGTCACTCTTCCGATCTATATCGGCTCTATGATTATCGCGGCTATAATGAGAAATATCGAAGATGTAAAACCCGTTTTTAAAATCAAGGCGGATTGGATTGAAGAAATTGGTGCGGTTTCACTGACACTTTTTATTGCCACCGCCATTATGTCATTAAAGCTGGATGAACTTCGCAATGCCGCCTTGCCAATTCTGATATTTTTAGCCGTGCAGGTTGTTTTGGTGGCGATCACTGCCTTGGGACCGGCGTTTTGGGTTGCCGGCAAGGACTATGAAGGTGCTATCATTAGCGCGGGATATGTCGGCTTTATGATGGGGACATCTGCCAATGCGATGGCCAATATGTCCTCGCTGGCTCAGAAGTATGGTCCAGCACCAAAGGCCTTTTTAGTGGTTCCTTTGGTGGGTTCGTGCTTCATTGATTTTATCAATGCCGCTTTAATCACCTTTTGCTTAAATTATTTTGGATAA
- a CDS encoding Dps family protein has product MRSQSAHSTKEQARNLRPVQGEEVDTASVVETLKKTLSDEYFLYLKTQSCHWNVEGPLFFSLHKLFEEQYEELAEYVDRTAEVVRALKSRAPGSFKEFKEFSSIQEASDKMNANQMIDVLSQDHTNMAIALKSRLEIAEDAEETSAVTLYEDLIGFHEKAAWMIRSHRS; this is encoded by the coding sequence ATGAGATCACAATCAGCACATTCAACAAAAGAACAAGCTCGCAACCTACGTCCTGTGCAAGGGGAAGAGGTTGATACCGCCAGCGTGGTAGAAACACTCAAGAAAACTCTTTCTGATGAATATTTTCTTTATCTAAAAACTCAAAGCTGCCACTGGAATGTGGAAGGTCCTTTATTTTTCTCTCTTCATAAACTTTTTGAAGAACAGTACGAAGAACTTGCTGAGTATGTTGATCGCACAGCCGAAGTTGTACGCGCATTGAAGTCTCGTGCTCCTGGCTCTTTCAAGGAATTTAAAGAGTTCTCTTCTATTCAAGAAGCTTCGGACAAGATGAATGCAAATCAAATGATAGACGTGCTTAGCCAAGACCACACCAATATGGCGATCGCGCTCAAGTCACGTTTAGAGATTGCCGAAGATGCAGAAGAAACCAGTGCTGTGACATTGTATGAAGACTTGATTGGCTTCCATGAAAAAGCGGCTTGGATGATTCGCAGTCACCGTTCTTAA
- a CDS encoding cbb3-type cytochrome c oxidase N-terminal domain-containing protein, translating to MSDKDQKFHEYDGIIEHDNPLPTWWLWTFFLTIIFAFIYYIHYELAGGPTLQDELKVAMAEIEQGKSLAQSSAPLETEESLAEDFKKDGLIDVGAAQFTAKCAACHGQQLEGMIGPNLTDKFWIHGKGTRLDIVKVIRDGIPEKGMPPWGPVLKKEELYAVSAYILSKKGSSLKGKEPQGEAIEDYLK from the coding sequence ATGAGCGACAAAGATCAAAAATTTCACGAATACGATGGCATCATAGAACATGACAACCCACTTCCTACTTGGTGGCTGTGGACGTTCTTTTTGACAATCATCTTTGCTTTTATCTACTACATTCATTACGAACTTGCGGGGGGACCAACCCTGCAAGATGAATTGAAAGTCGCGATGGCCGAGATCGAACAGGGAAAATCTTTGGCGCAAAGCTCAGCTCCGCTCGAGACGGAAGAAAGTCTTGCTGAAGATTTCAAAAAAGACGGACTTATCGATGTGGGTGCCGCGCAATTCACAGCAAAGTGTGCGGCTTGCCACGGCCAACAGTTAGAAGGCATGATTGGTCCGAACCTAACCGATAAGTTCTGGATCCACGGAAAAGGGACTCGTCTGGATATCGTTAAAGTGATTCGCGATGGTATTCCTGAAAAAGGAATGCCACCATGGGGACCTGTGCTTAAAAAAGAAGAACTCTATGCCGTCAGCGCTTACATCCTTTCTAAAAAGGGCTCAAGCCTTAAAGGAAAAGAACCGCAGGGCGAAGCGATAGAGGATTATTTGAAATAG
- a CDS encoding KH domain-containing protein: MQENEIRDRLAKVLQSVIQEMTSCYDNVEVTFNAGEKTTIYKVTLPQEFRGKLIGSQGKNITSLRNIIGAMAGNHGFRAIIELVV, from the coding sequence ATGCAGGAAAATGAAATTAGAGATCGTTTGGCTAAAGTTTTACAAAGTGTGATTCAAGAAATGACATCTTGTTACGACAATGTAGAGGTGACTTTCAACGCTGGCGAAAAGACGACTATTTACAAAGTCACTTTGCCGCAAGAGTTTCGTGGGAAGTTGATTGGTTCACAGGGAAAGAACATCACGTCATTACGTAATATCATTGGTGCGATGGCGGGCAATCACGGATTCCGCGCCATCATCGAACTTGTTGTTTGA
- a CDS encoding DUF6279 family lipoprotein translates to MKRFILIACAVSVSACARMDIAVNWADTFIAGRVDDYFDISSEQSKNLKKSLQGDFKKIKSDVLPQWIDSAKQLEKDVANNALDEHKVNTAFDLVMKNVEHFTSHFSKTAVDFIASTDGEQLSYFQKSFKEKNEDDLKDIQSRKYEKNQKKRYFKYFEMFIGDLSDEQTALIEKHLKESPYPAELKIKNREHVFHVFMQKRTQPEELKNFVARFSQQPDAYNLPEYNEAVKNYQAQLKSLLTRVLTTLSPKQKKELCDNLLEKVAQLEKIRGRS, encoded by the coding sequence ATGAAAAGATTCATTTTAATTGCGTGTGCCGTCAGCGTCTCTGCCTGTGCCCGTATGGATATTGCCGTGAACTGGGCAGACACCTTTATTGCCGGCCGTGTGGATGACTATTTCGATATTTCTTCTGAGCAAAGCAAAAATCTTAAAAAATCACTTCAAGGTGACTTCAAAAAAATCAAAAGCGACGTTCTTCCACAATGGATTGACAGTGCTAAGCAGTTAGAAAAAGACGTCGCGAATAACGCGCTGGATGAGCATAAAGTCAATACGGCATTTGATCTTGTGATGAAAAATGTAGAACACTTCACGTCTCATTTTTCTAAGACGGCCGTCGACTTTATCGCCTCTACAGATGGTGAGCAGCTGAGCTACTTTCAAAAGTCCTTTAAAGAAAAGAATGAAGATGATTTAAAAGACATTCAATCCAGGAAATACGAAAAAAACCAGAAGAAGCGCTATTTCAAATATTTTGAAATGTTCATTGGAGATCTTTCCGATGAACAAACCGCTTTGATCGAAAAACACTTGAAAGAGTCCCCGTATCCAGCCGAACTCAAAATTAAAAACCGCGAGCATGTCTTTCACGTGTTCATGCAAAAGCGAACTCAACCCGAAGAGCTTAAAAACTTTGTTGCCAGGTTCTCGCAGCAGCCCGACGCCTATAATCTTCCAGAATACAATGAGGCCGTGAAAAACTATCAAGCTCAGTTGAAATCTCTGCTAACTCGGGTACTGACAACATTAAGTCCCAAGCAGAAAAAAGAGCTCTGTGACAATCTGCTTGAAAAAGTGGCTCAGTTAGAGAAAATTCGCGGCCGCTCTTAA
- a CDS encoding OmpA family protein, with the protein MRSRINKYLAALVLTLAAAGCATTPPNVTSIPNSANPTTEIEKTDQLLKEAQDRQVDALSPENYADAKKALDKAKEKKAKNKSNEDILEQVSYSRAWLEQANSKAELAQTSMKDITDARAGALRAGAPQMFEKDWKKADKQLESITKSIEKGNLKPADKKGEDLTAFYRDLEIKSVKKSHLEKAEDNIKSAKKDGAEKRAPKTYSLAQMKYENAEKLINSDPRNSEAIRRASEDANRESVHLLDVTRKVNAGNTEDLVLLSERQQRTISSLKNEYSSTEQELQSSQQQLSQSEQERVALVGRQAELEKTQELSEKADKLRKEFKPNEAEVYVENGKLMVRLKGLQFASNKSTLNPKSQALLKKVDAALTDIDASKVTVEGHTDSTGSFEKNKELSEQRAEAVQKYLVTNGAVAEEKVEAVGVGPEKPISDNTTPQGRAQNRRIDLVIE; encoded by the coding sequence ATGAGATCGCGTATCAATAAATACCTCGCGGCTCTGGTTCTAACACTAGCAGCTGCCGGCTGTGCAACGACGCCTCCCAACGTCACCTCGATTCCGAATAGCGCAAATCCTACGACGGAAATCGAAAAAACAGATCAGCTTTTGAAAGAGGCGCAAGATCGACAGGTCGACGCTCTTTCACCAGAAAATTATGCGGACGCTAAAAAAGCCTTAGACAAGGCCAAAGAGAAAAAAGCGAAAAACAAATCCAATGAAGATATCTTAGAGCAGGTTTCTTATTCACGAGCGTGGTTAGAACAAGCCAATTCTAAAGCAGAACTTGCGCAAACTTCGATGAAAGATATCACCGATGCGCGCGCCGGAGCTTTACGCGCCGGGGCTCCACAAATGTTTGAAAAGGATTGGAAGAAGGCAGACAAGCAACTTGAAAGCATTACGAAATCCATCGAAAAGGGAAACTTAAAACCGGCGGACAAAAAAGGTGAAGATCTGACAGCATTCTATCGTGACCTGGAAATCAAGTCAGTGAAAAAATCCCATCTGGAAAAAGCCGAAGACAATATCAAGTCAGCCAAAAAAGATGGTGCTGAAAAGCGAGCACCGAAAACTTACAGCCTGGCGCAAATGAAATATGAAAACGCGGAAAAGCTTATTAACTCGGATCCCCGTAATAGCGAGGCCATTCGTCGAGCTTCTGAGGATGCCAATCGCGAGTCGGTGCATTTATTGGATGTAACACGCAAAGTGAATGCAGGTAATACCGAAGATCTGGTTTTATTGTCCGAACGACAACAGCGAACTATTTCCAGTTTGAAAAACGAATACTCGTCAACGGAACAGGAACTGCAAAGCTCTCAACAACAGCTTAGCCAATCTGAACAAGAGCGAGTGGCCCTGGTTGGAAGACAAGCCGAGCTTGAAAAAACGCAAGAGCTTTCCGAAAAGGCCGACAAACTTCGTAAAGAATTCAAACCGAACGAAGCTGAAGTTTACGTTGAAAACGGTAAATTGATGGTCCGCCTTAAAGGCCTGCAATTTGCTTCTAACAAATCGACATTGAATCCGAAAAGTCAGGCATTACTAAAAAAAGTTGACGCGGCTTTGACGGATATTGACGCCAGCAAAGTGACAGTTGAAGGGCACACGGACTCCACAGGTTCTTTCGAAAAAAATAAAGAGCTTTCTGAACAACGTGCCGAAGCTGTGCAAAAATATCTGGTCACTAATGGAGCTGTGGCTGAAGAAAAAGTGGAAGCTGTCGGGGTGGGGCCTGAAAAACCCATCAGTGACAACACCACTCCTCAAGGCCGTGCGCAAAACAGACGTATCGACCTTGTTATTGAGTAA
- a CDS encoding hydrogen peroxide-inducible genes activator yields MIKLAMFLAKEQACIMTLTQLEYILAVADTGSFSHAARQCHVTQPTLSMQIQKLEEELGVVLFDRTKQPIKATSIGEEIVLQARLVVRDAQHLKEIVDDAKGTLKGELRIGIIPTLAPYLLPLFLKKMKDLYKNLHLTFEEIQTETMVERIRNHSLDLGIVVTPIDDLNIANHVLFYEPFSAYFAKGHPLLDKKTIDEKDLSVDDVLLLNEGHCFREQSLALCRNKKQIVSADRTFTFESGSLETLKKLVDQGEHFTLLPWLATLDVQDKKRLRNFSDPVPTREVSLIHGPHFQRKALLKALIENIKKNLPEGLSSVRSKNQLKVDNPLGSLK; encoded by the coding sequence ATGATTAAGCTTGCAATGTTTTTGGCGAAGGAACAAGCTTGTATCATGACACTGACTCAACTGGAATACATTCTTGCTGTCGCCGATACGGGAAGTTTTAGCCACGCCGCCCGCCAATGCCATGTCACACAACCTACATTGAGCATGCAGATCCAAAAATTAGAAGAAGAACTTGGCGTTGTTCTTTTTGATCGCACCAAGCAACCGATTAAAGCAACGTCTATCGGCGAAGAAATTGTTCTGCAAGCCCGCCTTGTTGTCCGGGATGCGCAACACTTAAAAGAAATCGTCGATGATGCAAAGGGCACATTAAAAGGTGAATTGCGTATCGGCATTATTCCAACCCTGGCACCTTACCTTCTGCCCCTCTTTCTAAAGAAAATGAAAGATCTTTATAAAAACCTTCATCTGACTTTTGAAGAAATTCAAACAGAGACGATGGTAGAGCGTATTCGCAATCACAGCCTGGATCTGGGAATTGTAGTGACGCCGATTGATGATCTGAATATCGCAAATCATGTTTTATTTTATGAGCCTTTCAGTGCTTACTTCGCCAAAGGCCACCCGCTTTTAGACAAAAAAACTATCGATGAAAAAGATCTTTCCGTTGACGATGTCTTATTGCTAAACGAAGGTCACTGTTTTCGCGAACAAAGTCTGGCACTTTGTCGTAACAAAAAACAGATTGTCTCTGCGGATCGGACTTTCACCTTTGAAAGTGGCAGTTTAGAAACGTTGAAGAAACTTGTAGATCAGGGTGAACACTTCACTTTGCTTCCATGGCTCGCGACCTTGGATGTGCAAGATAAGAAGCGCTTAAGAAACTTTTCAGATCCCGTGCCAACTCGGGAAGTCAGTCTCATTCATGGACCGCACTTTCAAAGAAAGGCTCTGCTAAAAGCCCTCATTGAAAACATAAAGAAAAACCTGCCCGAAGGTTTAAGCTCAGTTCGATCTAAAAATCAATTAAAGGTGGATAACCCGCTCGGCAGTCTCAAATAG
- the ccoG gene encoding cytochrome c oxidase accessory protein CcoG has product MNRLDPGKLTSVDENGDRLYLIPAEVRGFFRKHRTWSQCVLLLIFLLLPWTSINGHQTILIDIPKREFALFGILFRSHDAPLLFFVLGTLTLGLAFVTSIWGRVWCGWACPQTVFIDAVFRRIEQWVEGSYIERRRLRDAPLSWNKFSKVSLKWFLFFVASSLIAHSFMAYFIGAVDLMHMVQNSPFQNPTYFILVISFTALVLFDFAWFREQFCVIMCPYGRIQSVLLDSKSLAVVYDEKRGEPRKGSATKDKVGDCVSCNRCVQVCPTGIDIRNGLQMECIACTACIDACDEIMEKVKKPKGLIRYDTLDGSKINLKKPRSLIYMAAIIVLVAGLSYAIGTRESAHFTILRGAGLPYSYVKNNGQELILNQFRIHIQNQSGKEVLYKLSLSQDLLEKGVEFSVAENPLSLKPGDSREWYFFVRIPPELFKVSDKIKTTIEIQDIGPEKSLNSTRELILVGPRQ; this is encoded by the coding sequence ATGAACAGACTGGATCCAGGAAAATTAACGAGTGTTGATGAAAATGGCGATCGCCTCTATTTAATCCCCGCAGAAGTGCGTGGATTTTTCAGAAAGCATCGCACCTGGAGCCAGTGTGTTTTATTATTGATTTTTTTGCTTCTTCCTTGGACCAGTATCAACGGTCATCAGACCATTCTGATTGATATTCCAAAAAGAGAGTTTGCGCTTTTTGGAATCCTTTTTCGCTCTCACGACGCTCCCCTTCTTTTCTTTGTCTTAGGAACTTTGACGTTGGGTCTTGCTTTCGTCACTTCCATTTGGGGAAGGGTTTGGTGTGGTTGGGCCTGCCCGCAGACCGTTTTTATTGATGCTGTTTTTCGTCGTATCGAACAGTGGGTCGAAGGATCTTACATTGAAAGACGTCGCCTTCGCGATGCACCCCTTTCCTGGAATAAATTTTCTAAAGTTTCTTTAAAGTGGTTTTTATTTTTTGTAGCCTCTTCGCTGATCGCCCATAGCTTTATGGCGTACTTTATCGGTGCCGTCGATCTTATGCACATGGTGCAAAACAGTCCCTTTCAAAACCCGACATATTTTATCTTAGTCATTTCGTTTACGGCCTTAGTGCTTTTCGACTTTGCGTGGTTCCGCGAACAGTTCTGCGTGATCATGTGTCCTTATGGTCGCATTCAATCCGTTTTGTTAGACAGTAAATCCTTAGCCGTGGTCTATGATGAAAAACGCGGCGAACCTCGCAAAGGCAGCGCTACAAAAGATAAAGTTGGTGACTGTGTTTCTTGCAATCGCTGCGTGCAGGTCTGCCCTACAGGAATTGATATTCGTAATGGGTTGCAGATGGAGTGCATCGCTTGCACGGCTTGTATCGATGCCTGCGACGAAATCATGGAGAAAGTGAAAAAGCCCAAAGGGCTTATCCGCTACGACACACTAGATGGAAGCAAAATCAATCTCAAAAAACCGCGATCTCTTATTTATATGGCCGCCATCATCGTGCTGGTCGCGGGACTTTCTTATGCCATCGGAACAAGGGAGTCGGCGCATTTTACAATCTTGCGTGGGGCGGGACTTCCGTACTCCTATGTTAAGAACAATGGGCAAGAATTGATTTTGAATCAATTCCGTATTCACATCCAAAATCAAAGCGGAAAAGAAGTGCTTTATAAACTCAGCTTAAGCCAGGATCTTTTGGAAAAAGGAGTTGAATTCAGTGTCGCTGAAAATCCTTTATCCTTAAAACCCGGCGACAGTCGTGAATGGTATTTCTTCGTGCGAATTCCCCCCGAACTTTTCAAAGTCAGTGATAAAATTAAGACAACGATTGAAATTCAAGATATCGGACCCGAAAAATCATTGAACAGCACTCGTGAGCTGATACTGGTGGGACCTCGACAATGA